Proteins encoded together in one Drosophila albomicans strain 15112-1751.03 chromosome 2R, ASM965048v2, whole genome shotgun sequence window:
- the LOC117576624 gene encoding U1 small nuclear ribonucleoprotein C, with protein MPKYYCDYCDTYLTHDSPSVRKTHCTGRKHRDNVKFYYQKWMEEQAQHLIDATTAAFKAGKITNNPFAGPTPGSKPTGVSIPPPNMGAPPRPGMPNMPPYMPPMMNPLMAPTGIRPPPILNPMAMMGPPPPLGQLPPPIMNGPK; from the coding sequence ATGCCGAAGTACTATTGCGACTACTGCGACACATATTTGACGCACGATTCGCCGTCTGTGCGCAAAACACACTGCACGGGCCGCAAGCATCGCGACAATGTGAAATTCTACTATCAAAAATGGATGGAGGAGCAGGCTCAACATTTGATTGATGCCACCACAGCGGCATTCAAGGCAGGCAAGATAACAAACAATCCATTTGCCGGACCCACACCTGGTAGCAAGCCCACTGGAGTTTCGATACCGCCACCGAATATGGGAGCACCACCACGACCAGGAATGCCAAATATGCCGCCTTACATGCCACCAATGATGAATCCACTAATGGCACCAACAGGCATTCGTCCGCCACCCATTCTTAACCCAATGGCTATGATGGGTCCACCACCGCCGCTGGGACAACTTCCGCCGCCTATAATGAACGGACCCAAATAG